The Ornithinimicrobium faecis genome includes a window with the following:
- a CDS encoding BMP family lipoprotein has translation MVLAACGEAPDEEAETTSDTETTADAGADGEDATGGDTGEETAVAGGEDNSDFKACMVSDAGGFDDQSFNQGAYSGLLAAEESLGITKAEAESNSDAEFGPNIDAMVQQGCNYVIGVGFLLEDAIQAAAEANPDTNFGLLDSGFQDADFAPVELENGKPILFNTSEAAFLAGYLAAGMTETDKVATYGGLPIPSVQIFMDGFSDGVDAYNEDNGSAVELLGWDKEAQNGSFANTFDDQSQGASLGEQFISQGADIIMPVAGPVGLGTASVAEGTDTKLIWVDSDGFLTTEYGDLILTSVLKDMGPAVEATIKEGVDGAFTNEPYVGTLENEGVSLAPFHDFDAEVPQELKDKIAEYQEQIVSGELVVESPNAP, from the coding sequence ATGGTCCTCGCCGCGTGTGGCGAAGCCCCTGACGAGGAAGCCGAGACCACCTCCGACACCGAGACCACCGCTGACGCCGGCGCCGACGGTGAGGACGCGACCGGTGGCGACACCGGTGAAGAGACGGCTGTCGCCGGTGGAGAGGATAACTCCGACTTCAAGGCCTGCATGGTCTCCGACGCCGGTGGCTTCGACGACCAGTCGTTCAACCAGGGGGCCTACTCCGGCCTGCTCGCTGCCGAGGAGAGCCTTGGGATCACCAAGGCCGAGGCCGAGTCCAACTCCGACGCGGAGTTCGGCCCCAACATCGACGCCATGGTCCAGCAGGGCTGCAACTACGTGATCGGTGTCGGCTTCCTCCTCGAGGACGCCATCCAGGCTGCCGCCGAGGCCAACCCGGACACTAACTTTGGCCTGCTCGACTCCGGCTTCCAGGACGCGGACTTCGCGCCGGTCGAGCTGGAGAACGGCAAGCCGATCCTGTTCAACACCTCCGAGGCGGCCTTCCTGGCCGGTTACCTCGCCGCTGGCATGACCGAGACCGACAAGGTCGCGACCTACGGTGGTCTCCCGATCCCTTCGGTCCAGATCTTCATGGACGGTTTCTCTGACGGCGTCGACGCCTATAACGAGGACAACGGCAGCGCCGTCGAGCTCCTCGGCTGGGACAAGGAGGCGCAGAACGGTTCCTTCGCCAACACCTTCGATGACCAGTCCCAGGGTGCCTCGTTGGGTGAGCAGTTCATCTCCCAGGGTGCGGACATCATCATGCCGGTGGCCGGTCCGGTCGGCCTGGGCACCGCCTCGGTCGCCGAGGGCACAGACACCAAGCTCATCTGGGTCGACTCCGACGGCTTCCTGACCACGGAGTACGGCGACCTGATCCTGACGTCCGTCCTGAAGGACATGGGCCCGGCCGTGGAGGCCACCATCAAGGAGGGCGTCGACGGAGCGTTCACCAACGAGCCCTACGTCGGCACGCTGGAGAACGAGGGCGTCAGCCTCGCACCGTTCCACGACTTCGACGCCGAGGTCCCGCAGGAGCTGAAGGACAAGATCGCCGAGTATCAGGAGCAGATCGTCTCCGGGGAGCTCGTCGTCGAGTCCCCGAACGCTCCGTGA
- a CDS encoding amidohydrolase, whose protein sequence is MHETSSAAPVPATDDLVERVVADVESRRQALLTLRRDLHSHPEVSWQEHRTTSVVMERLEAAGVRVRAMAGSGAIADVGAADPRVRIALRADLDALPVEEVTGLPFASRQQGVCHACGHDVHTVAVLGAGLALASLQDQLESRGIGVRLIFQPAEESIPGGAHKVVEGGWVEGVDRILAVHCDPSIDVGTIGLKVGPITAASDSVHVTLSGRGGHTSRPHLTQDLTFALGKVVTDVPAALSRRLDPRSGTALVWGAVRAGSVANVIPSRGECVGTLRMLDSETWATTGPLIEEIVHAVVSPYGVTAEVRHIKGVPPVDNDPAAISAMTAAASAVLGPAAVVPTKQSLGGEDLGWLLADVPGAMARLGTRTPGGATHELHQGDLVVDEESVLIGAKFLAASLLNSVGADGLV, encoded by the coding sequence TTGCACGAAACCTCCTCTGCCGCCCCAGTCCCCGCGACCGATGACCTCGTCGAGAGGGTGGTGGCCGACGTGGAGTCGCGCCGTCAGGCGCTGCTGACACTGCGCCGGGACCTGCACTCTCACCCGGAGGTCTCCTGGCAGGAGCACCGCACCACGTCGGTGGTCATGGAGCGGCTCGAGGCTGCTGGAGTGCGTGTGCGGGCGATGGCTGGCAGCGGGGCGATCGCTGACGTCGGCGCCGCGGACCCGCGGGTCCGGATCGCGTTGCGCGCGGACCTGGACGCGCTCCCGGTGGAGGAGGTCACCGGCCTGCCCTTCGCCTCGCGGCAGCAGGGAGTGTGCCACGCCTGTGGTCACGACGTGCACACCGTGGCTGTGCTGGGCGCGGGCCTGGCGCTGGCCTCGCTGCAGGATCAGTTGGAGTCCCGCGGCATCGGAGTGCGGTTGATCTTCCAGCCGGCCGAGGAATCGATCCCTGGCGGAGCCCACAAGGTGGTCGAGGGTGGCTGGGTCGAGGGCGTGGACCGCATTCTCGCGGTGCACTGTGACCCCTCCATCGATGTCGGCACGATCGGGTTGAAGGTCGGGCCCATCACGGCAGCGTCGGACTCGGTCCACGTCACCCTCAGCGGGCGCGGTGGCCACACCTCCCGACCGCACCTGACCCAGGACCTGACCTTCGCCCTCGGCAAGGTGGTGACCGACGTGCCCGCCGCGCTGTCCCGCCGCCTCGACCCCCGCTCCGGCACGGCGCTGGTGTGGGGCGCGGTGCGGGCCGGCTCGGTCGCCAACGTGATCCCCTCCCGCGGAGAGTGTGTCGGCACGCTCCGGATGCTCGACTCCGAGACCTGGGCCACGACCGGCCCGCTGATCGAGGAGATCGTGCACGCGGTGGTGAGCCCCTATGGCGTGACCGCAGAGGTGCGCCACATCAAGGGCGTCCCCCCGGTGGACAACGACCCCGCCGCCATCTCGGCGATGACCGCCGCGGCCAGTGCCGTGCTCGGTCCGGCAGCAGTGGTGCCGACCAAGCAGTCCCTGGGTGGTGAGGACCTGGGCTGGCTGCTGGCCGACGTGCCCGGTGCCATGGCACGGCTCGGCACCCGCACACCGGGCGGAGCCACCCACGAACTGCACCAGGGTGACCTGGTCGTCGACGAGGAGTCGGTGCTGATCGGTGCCAAGTTCCTCGCGGCCTCGCTGCTCAACTCCGTGGGTGCCGACGGCCTCGTCTGA
- a CDS encoding quinone-dependent dihydroorotate dehydrogenase, whose product MSQPDTDLRTRALVLGYGRVVKPVLFRLGGGDAEVAHHRTVDLMEALAARPRVLAAISRAVPPPTSPVRLLGLTFPNRVGLAAGMDKDGRGVAAWGALGFGHVELGTVTARPQPGNDRPRLFRLPASRAIINRMGFNNAGVHALAERLRQAREQGSLGIPVGVSIGKTKVTPLQEAVEDYLTSVRALDGLADYLAINVSSPNTPGLRGLQDAGPLAELIEAVVAETRSLAGQGEPVPVLVKLAPDLTDQALDQALEVAVTSGAAGLIATNTTISRRHVAPVDRALAEQETGGLSGAPLTRRSREFVARVRAATDLPLIAVGGVMTVDDASALLDAGADLVQLYTGLIYGGPGLVREVAAL is encoded by the coding sequence GTGAGTCAGCCCGACACCGACCTGCGGACCCGCGCGTTAGTTCTTGGCTATGGCCGGGTCGTCAAGCCCGTCCTGTTCCGCCTGGGCGGGGGAGACGCCGAGGTGGCCCACCACCGCACCGTGGACCTGATGGAGGCCCTGGCAGCTCGGCCACGGGTCCTCGCCGCGATCTCACGGGCGGTGCCACCGCCCACCAGCCCGGTGCGGTTGCTCGGGCTGACCTTCCCGAACAGGGTCGGTCTGGCGGCGGGCATGGACAAGGACGGCCGTGGTGTGGCCGCCTGGGGGGCGCTCGGGTTCGGGCACGTTGAGCTCGGCACGGTCACGGCTCGTCCGCAGCCGGGCAATGACCGGCCACGGTTGTTCCGGCTGCCGGCCAGCCGGGCGATCATCAACCGGATGGGCTTCAACAATGCCGGGGTGCACGCCCTCGCCGAGCGGCTCCGGCAGGCACGGGAGCAGGGGAGCCTCGGCATACCGGTCGGGGTGTCGATCGGCAAGACCAAGGTGACGCCGCTCCAGGAGGCGGTCGAGGACTATCTGACCTCGGTGCGAGCCCTGGACGGGCTGGCTGACTATCTCGCGATCAACGTCTCGTCACCGAACACCCCAGGGTTGCGCGGGCTGCAGGACGCCGGCCCGCTCGCCGAACTGATCGAGGCCGTCGTCGCGGAGACCCGCAGCCTGGCCGGGCAGGGAGAGCCAGTCCCGGTGCTGGTCAAACTCGCTCCAGATCTGACCGACCAGGCCCTCGACCAGGCCCTCGAGGTGGCGGTCACATCGGGCGCCGCGGGCCTGATCGCCACTAACACCACGATCAGTCGGCGCCATGTCGCGCCGGTGGATCGGGCTCTCGCCGAGCAGGAGACAGGCGGACTGTCGGGAGCACCACTCACGCGGCGGTCCCGGGAGTTCGTCGCCCGCGTGCGCGCCGCGACGGACCTGCCCCTGATCGCTGTCGGAGGGGTGATGACCGTCGACGATGCCTCCGCGCTGCTGGACGCCGGGGCCGACCTGGTGCAGCTCTACACGGGCCTGATCTATGGCGGACCAGGCCTGGTGCGTGAGGTGGCCGCGCTCTGA
- a CDS encoding mannose-1-phosphate guanylyltransferase, with the protein MDHFWGVIPAGGAGTRLWPLSRRTSPKFLHDLTGSGRSLLQDTAARLEPLTAERLMVVTGVRHAAAVREQLPHLPADQVLVEPTPRDSMPAIGLAAAVLEARDPDAVIGSFAADHVIGDPAAFQECVREAVAAAATGALVTLGITPTYPATGFGYIKVGDPWPGARLARQATEFVEKPDRETAQSYLDSGAYRWNAGMFVVRAATLLDLLGRWHPELADALRQLAAEPATLDQVWPSLTKIAIDHAVAEPAASAGRVAVVPADFPWDDVGDFASLMSLLEADDGGLHVLGPRDQVVSVGSTGLVAAHSGRTVVTLGVDDIVVVDTPDALLVTTRERVQDVKGIVETLQQSGREDLT; encoded by the coding sequence ATGGACCACTTCTGGGGAGTCATCCCCGCCGGAGGAGCAGGGACCAGGCTCTGGCCCCTGTCCCGGCGCACCTCCCCCAAGTTCCTGCACGACCTCACCGGCAGTGGGCGCTCCCTGCTGCAGGACACAGCGGCCCGGCTCGAGCCGCTGACCGCAGAGCGCCTGATGGTCGTCACCGGCGTGCGACACGCCGCGGCTGTTCGCGAGCAACTGCCGCACCTCCCGGCTGACCAGGTGCTCGTCGAGCCGACCCCCCGCGATTCGATGCCCGCCATCGGGCTGGCCGCAGCGGTCCTGGAGGCACGCGACCCGGACGCCGTGATCGGCTCGTTCGCCGCGGACCACGTGATCGGCGACCCCGCAGCGTTCCAGGAGTGCGTCCGGGAGGCCGTGGCGGCTGCGGCCACGGGGGCGCTGGTCACCCTCGGCATCACCCCGACGTATCCCGCGACCGGCTTCGGCTACATCAAGGTCGGTGACCCCTGGCCCGGCGCTCGCCTGGCCCGTCAGGCGACCGAGTTCGTGGAGAAGCCAGACCGCGAGACGGCACAGTCCTATCTCGACTCCGGTGCCTACCGCTGGAACGCCGGGATGTTCGTCGTGCGTGCTGCGACGCTGCTCGACCTGCTCGGCCGCTGGCACCCGGAGCTGGCTGACGCACTGCGCCAGCTGGCCGCCGAGCCGGCCACCCTCGACCAGGTCTGGCCCTCCCTGACCAAGATCGCCATCGACCACGCCGTGGCCGAGCCGGCGGCCAGCGCTGGGCGGGTCGCCGTCGTGCCGGCCGACTTCCCGTGGGACGACGTGGGCGACTTCGCCTCGCTGATGTCCCTGCTGGAGGCCGACGACGGCGGCCTGCACGTCCTCGGCCCACGCGACCAGGTCGTCTCCGTCGGCAGCACCGGTTTGGTGGCCGCCCACTCGGGGCGCACGGTGGTCACCCTCGGGGTCGATGACATCGTGGTGGTGGACACCCCGGACGCCCTCCTGGTGACAACCCGTGAGCGCGTGCAGGACGTCAAGGGGATCGTGGAGACGCTCCAGCAGTCCGGGCGCGAGGACCTCACGTGA
- a CDS encoding glycosyltransferase family 4 protein: MRVAIVTESFLPALNGVTTSVCKVLECLRAGGHEALVVAPGTTPWAETAAPERYAGYPVHTVSSLPIRQFRVGLPSYELETVLHRFRPDVVHVASPFVLGVRGLTAARGLGIPSVAIYQTDMPSYIRQHSGPVGDLTARAAWRWIRRIHSQADITLAPSSAALQDLAAHDVPRVALWGRGVDSTLFHPDRRDDPETAALRRRLAPNGEVLIGYVGRLAPEKELHRLIELNGLPNTRIVLVGDGPSADILREQLPGVVLLGRQEGVDLARSYAAFDLFVHTGTRETFGQTIQEAAAAGLPVVAPARGGPVDLIDHGTTGLLFDPDRAGALRDAVAALAAGELAGERAMMGAAGRARVEERSWPALTEQLIGYYGRAIAQHSMAVA, encoded by the coding sequence GTGCGAGTCGCCATCGTGACCGAGTCCTTCCTCCCCGCTCTCAACGGCGTCACCACCAGCGTGTGCAAGGTGCTTGAGTGCCTGCGCGCCGGTGGCCATGAGGCGCTGGTCGTCGCCCCCGGCACCACACCGTGGGCCGAGACCGCCGCGCCCGAGCGTTATGCCGGTTATCCCGTCCACACCGTCAGCAGCCTGCCGATCCGCCAGTTCCGGGTGGGTCTGCCCTCCTATGAGCTGGAGACGGTCCTGCACCGGTTCCGCCCCGATGTGGTGCACGTCGCCTCCCCCTTTGTCCTGGGCGTTCGCGGCCTCACCGCGGCGCGTGGCCTGGGCATCCCGTCGGTCGCGATCTATCAGACCGACATGCCCAGCTATATCCGCCAGCACTCCGGGCCGGTCGGTGACCTCACGGCCCGCGCCGCGTGGCGCTGGATCCGCCGCATCCACTCCCAGGCCGACATCACGCTGGCCCCGTCCAGCGCTGCCCTCCAGGACCTCGCTGCCCATGACGTCCCGCGGGTGGCCCTGTGGGGTCGCGGCGTGGACTCCACCCTCTTCCACCCCGATCGCAGGGACGACCCGGAGACGGCAGCACTGCGTCGCCGACTCGCCCCAAACGGTGAGGTGCTCATCGGCTATGTCGGGCGGCTCGCCCCAGAGAAGGAGCTGCACCGCCTCATCGAGCTCAACGGGCTGCCCAACACCCGGATCGTGCTCGTCGGTGACGGCCCCAGCGCCGACATCCTGCGCGAGCAGCTCCCGGGTGTGGTCCTGCTCGGCCGGCAGGAGGGCGTGGACCTGGCCCGCAGTTATGCCGCCTTCGATCTGTTCGTGCACACGGGGACCCGCGAGACCTTCGGCCAGACCATCCAAGAGGCCGCCGCCGCCGGTCTGCCCGTGGTCGCCCCGGCTCGGGGCGGTCCGGTCGACCTCATCGATCACGGCACCACGGGGTTGCTCTTTGACCCCGACCGCGCCGGAGCGTTGCGCGATGCGGTTGCTGCGCTTGCTGCTGGGGAGCTGGCGGGCGAGCGCGCGATGATGGGTGCCGCAGGGCGAGCCCGCGTCGAGGAGCGCTCCTGGCCTGCTCTGACCGAGCAGCTGATCGGTTACTACGGTCGGGCGATCGCTCAGCACTCCATGGCAGTCGCCTGA
- a CDS encoding 2'-5' RNA ligase family protein, translated as MSLQPHGPVTVGVALPVPEPWGRLLRDARLGYGEDRAAHIPTHVTLLPPTETTGARLEVLLEHLATVGQQNPPFDMVLRGTGTFRPVSQVVFIQVAQGVSSCEQLERGVRSGPVSRELEFPYHPHVTLVHDEPPDVLDRAFADLADFTAEFVATEFVAYVHHGDEVWRPLVTFELEGPDPQATAMEC; from the coding sequence GTGAGTCTCCAACCCCACGGGCCCGTCACGGTGGGCGTCGCGTTGCCCGTGCCCGAGCCCTGGGGGAGACTGCTGCGGGATGCGCGGCTCGGCTATGGCGAGGATCGTGCAGCCCACATCCCGACCCACGTGACGCTGCTCCCGCCGACGGAGACGACGGGAGCACGCCTCGAGGTGCTGCTCGAGCACCTGGCGACCGTGGGTCAGCAGAACCCACCGTTTGACATGGTGCTGCGCGGCACGGGGACCTTCCGCCCGGTGTCTCAGGTCGTCTTCATCCAGGTGGCGCAGGGCGTCTCGTCCTGCGAGCAGCTCGAGCGGGGTGTGCGAAGTGGTCCGGTGAGCCGAGAGCTTGAGTTCCCCTATCACCCGCACGTCACCCTGGTGCACGACGAGCCACCTGACGTGCTCGACCGGGCCTTTGCCGACCTGGCCGACTTCACCGCCGAGTTTGTGGCCACCGAGTTCGTGGCCTATGTGCACCACGGTGATGAGGTGTGGCGGCCCCTGGTCACCTTCGAGCTGGAGGGACCAGATCCTCAGGCGACTGCCATGGAGTGCTGA